The following coding sequences lie in one Candidatus Marinarcus aquaticus genomic window:
- a CDS encoding TatD family hydrolase: MIIDTHCHLDNEQYLDDADTVIQNALNEGINAFLIPGADFKDLPRAIELSEKYDEVYFAVGIHPYDAQDYDETIMDKYVTHPKCIAIGECGLDYFRLPEDEVEKEANMALQKRVFIAQIEYAKKVNKPLIVHIRDASNDSKKILLDYDAKEVGGVLHCYNADEQLISLAKENFYFGIGGVLTFKNARKLLQSMLKIPLDKLVVETDAPYLTPHPFRGKRNEPVYTKYVVEKMAELLEMSPKEVENLTTQNAKTLFKELSSIN, translated from the coding sequence ATTATTATAGATACCCATTGTCATCTGGATAATGAACAGTATTTGGATGACGCTGACACTGTTATTCAAAATGCACTCAACGAAGGTATTAACGCTTTTTTAATACCGGGTGCAGACTTTAAAGACTTACCACGAGCCATTGAACTTTCTGAAAAGTATGATGAAGTCTATTTTGCAGTTGGAATTCATCCTTATGATGCCCAAGATTATGATGAAACCATTATGGACAAATATGTAACTCATCCTAAATGTATTGCCATTGGTGAATGTGGGTTAGACTACTTTCGATTGCCTGAAGATGAAGTTGAAAAAGAGGCGAATATGGCCCTTCAAAAAAGAGTATTTATTGCTCAAATAGAGTATGCTAAAAAGGTGAATAAACCTCTTATTGTACACATTCGTGATGCTTCCAATGATTCAAAAAAGATTTTACTTGATTATGATGCAAAAGAAGTTGGAGGTGTTTTACACTGTTATAATGCCGATGAACAACTTATCTCTTTAGCCAAAGAAAACTTCTATTTTGGTATTGGTGGAGTATTGACGTTTAAAAATGCACGAAAATTGCTTCAAAGTATGCTTAAAATACCTTTGGATAAACTGGTTGTAGAGACCGATGCTCCCTATTTAACGCCACACCCTTTTAGAGGAAAACGAAACGAACCAGTGTATACAAAATATGTCGTTGAAAAGATGGCTGAACTGCTTGAAATGAGTCCAAAAGAGGTTGAAAATCTTACAACACAAAACGCAAAAACGTTATTTAAAGAATTATCTAGCATAAATTAG
- a CDS encoding lytic transglycosylase domain-containing protein translates to MNKLFIFIFISFSWVHATLIGSNFDKRDIQILNELDIDPSFITDYELQQTYNRYLRANKEYYKQKLSDATLFVPKIKDILRNEGIPSSFVYLAMAESNFLLSARSKVAAMGLWQFMPETGQHYGLKNNLYVDERMDLVKSTYAATKYLKRLHETFGKWYLAAMAYNCGEGRIIEAITRATIDMYVDENGSKAKKDEISEYRKIIRDYQQKRVRFRELYKIYKEVSTWDVKPDVYQLLVVQKKINRQYIPNETRNYIRKIISLGMMNNKSFIADDDAHLINIGSTATSIATIKVKGGIHLKSVAKAIGMNYKELASLNRHIKQMIVPPMAKEYDVYIPYSRLSRFNLNKESMKQDTFKIHLVRSGDTLGGIGRKYGLSYKIIKNFNQLRSNILSINQKLIIPIPSDYKEVQQKAYFVKSGDTLALISRKFNVNLKKLMLDNNLTNSHINVGDKLVVNY, encoded by the coding sequence TTGAATAAACTATTCATTTTTATATTCATTTCATTCTCTTGGGTTCACGCAACCCTCATAGGTTCAAATTTTGATAAACGCGATATTCAGATTTTAAATGAGTTGGATATTGATCCTTCTTTTATTACTGACTACGAACTTCAACAGACCTACAACCGATATTTACGGGCCAACAAAGAGTATTATAAACAAAAACTCAGCGATGCAACTCTGTTTGTTCCTAAAATAAAAGACATTTTAAGAAACGAAGGTATTCCTTCATCTTTTGTCTACTTAGCAATGGCAGAATCAAACTTTTTATTAAGTGCACGTTCAAAAGTTGCCGCCATGGGATTATGGCAATTTATGCCTGAAACAGGACAACATTATGGTTTAAAGAACAATCTTTATGTTGATGAACGAATGGATTTGGTCAAATCAACGTACGCAGCAACTAAATACCTTAAGCGACTCCATGAAACATTTGGTAAATGGTATTTGGCAGCTATGGCATATAATTGTGGTGAAGGTAGAATTATCGAAGCCATTACACGTGCAACGATTGATATGTATGTCGATGAAAATGGTTCCAAAGCTAAAAAAGATGAAATCAGTGAATATCGAAAAATTATTCGTGATTATCAACAAAAGCGAGTACGATTCAGAGAGTTGTACAAAATTTATAAAGAGGTCAGTACATGGGATGTTAAACCAGATGTTTACCAACTTTTAGTAGTGCAAAAAAAAATAAATCGTCAATATATCCCTAATGAAACGCGAAACTATATTCGAAAAATCATCTCTTTAGGGATGATGAACAACAAAAGTTTTATTGCTGATGATGATGCACATTTGATTAATATTGGAAGCACCGCTACTTCCATTGCAACAATTAAGGTCAAAGGTGGAATACATCTTAAAAGTGTGGCAAAAGCCATTGGGATGAACTATAAAGAGTTAGCAAGTTTGAATCGGCATATAAAACAGATGATTGTGCCTCCAATGGCCAAAGAGTATGATGTTTATATCCCATACAGCCGACTCTCGCGATTTAATTTAAATAAAGAGAGCATGAAGCAAGATACCTTTAAAATTCACTTGGTACGTTCAGGTGATACTTTGGGTGGTATTGGAAGAAAATATGGCTTGTCGTATAAAATCATTAAAAATTTTAACCAATTAAGAAGTAATATACTCTCTATTAATCAAAAACTGATTATTCCTATTCCAAGTGATTATAAAGAGGTTCAACAAAAAGCCTATTTTGTAAAAAGTGGAGATACCTTGGCACTGATTTCTCGAAAATTTAATGTCAACTTGAAAAAACTCATGCTAGATAACAATCTGACAAACAGCCATATCAATGTAGGAGATAAACTTGTTGTTAACTACTAA
- a CDS encoding septal ring lytic transglycosylase RlpA family protein, translating to MLLTTKKTIALGSSVLLAGLFAGCSSTSYNYSGGHYSQSSYRHVPKQEIRNSQAMHRATMRPYKIAGKWYYPTLAKVGDEQRGIASWYGPNFHAKKTSNGEVYNMFAQTAAHKTLPMNTMVRVDNLENGKSTIVRVNDRGPFVSGRIIDLSNKAAHDIDMVKKGTAQVKLTILGFNAKVATTQAERNEVATVGKYYVQVGAFRRYEGAKITQRKFKLILENKYDVIIKEGYFEDQPINRVWISGFRSEAEARDFRENNGLGGAMIIAE from the coding sequence TTGTTGTTAACTACTAAGAAAACGATTGCTCTTGGATCGAGTGTTCTTTTAGCAGGACTTTTTGCAGGATGCTCTTCAACATCATATAATTATTCAGGGGGGCACTATTCACAAAGTTCATATCGACACGTACCCAAACAAGAGATACGAAACTCACAAGCAATGCATCGTGCGACGATGCGACCTTATAAAATTGCAGGAAAATGGTACTACCCAACCTTAGCTAAAGTTGGAGATGAACAACGAGGTATTGCTTCTTGGTATGGACCCAATTTCCATGCAAAAAAGACTTCTAACGGTGAAGTTTATAATATGTTTGCACAAACTGCTGCACATAAAACCTTGCCGATGAACACAATGGTCAGAGTGGATAACTTAGAGAATGGAAAATCAACCATTGTGCGAGTTAATGACCGTGGCCCATTTGTATCTGGACGTATTATTGACTTATCAAATAAAGCAGCACATGATATTGATATGGTTAAAAAAGGAACGGCACAAGTCAAGCTGACTATTTTAGGATTTAATGCTAAAGTGGCAACCACACAAGCTGAACGAAACGAAGTTGCAACCGTTGGCAAGTATTATGTTCAAGTGGGCGCCTTCAGACGATATGAGGGTGCAAAAATCACTCAACGTAAATTTAAGTTGATTTTAGAAAACAAATACGATGTTATCATCAAAGAAGGGTACTTTGAAGACCAACCAATCAACAGAGTATGGATCAGTGGTTTCAGATCTGAAGCAGAAGCACGTGACTTTAGAGAGAATAATGGCCTAGGTGGCGCAATGATTATAGCAGAATAG
- the hisB gene encoding imidazoleglycerol-phosphate dehydratase HisB: MVELSRKTKETDIRCRVNIDGCGKFSISTGVGFFDHMLEALSKHSGIDIELACKGDLHIDAHHSVEDCGIVLGQALKKAIFPIQAVERYGNATVVMDEASTTCDLDLSNRPFLVYEVNVSGKVGEFDTELVEEFFHALVNNAGITCHIIQNRGRNKHHILEASFKAFAVALRRALIPNEKLGVPSTKGVL; this comes from the coding sequence ATGGTAGAACTAAGCAGAAAAACAAAAGAGACCGATATTCGTTGTAGAGTGAATATCGATGGATGTGGAAAATTCAGTATCAGTACGGGTGTGGGTTTTTTTGACCACATGTTGGAAGCACTTTCGAAGCACAGCGGCATTGATATTGAGTTAGCGTGTAAAGGGGATTTACACATTGATGCCCACCACAGCGTAGAGGATTGTGGAATTGTTTTAGGACAAGCGTTGAAAAAAGCCATCTTCCCTATTCAAGCAGTTGAAAGATATGGCAATGCAACGGTTGTTATGGATGAAGCCTCTACCACATGTGATTTGGATTTGAGTAATCGACCGTTTTTAGTTTATGAAGTGAATGTTTCTGGAAAAGTAGGGGAGTTTGATACTGAATTGGTTGAAGAGTTCTTTCATGCCTTGGTTAATAATGCTGGAATTACGTGTCATATTATTCAAAACCGAGGACGTAATAAACACCATATTTTAGAAGCAAGTTTTAAAGCCTTTGCTGTGGCTCTACGAAGAGCTTTGATTCCTAATGAGAAGTTAGGTGTTCCAAGCACTAAAGGTGTTTTATGA
- a CDS encoding KdsC family phosphatase, whose translation MIELIVLDVDGTLTNGQITYTNSGDELKSFDVKDGMAIATWTKVFGKKAAIITGRTSIIVEKRAQDLKIEHLYQGVHNKEEVLEEILKQEKLSWNQVAAIGDDLNDYKMLKKAGLSFAPADASHYIKDIVNVICSQKGGEGAIREMLEYIFKEYDLEEEFLSRWV comes from the coding sequence ATGATTGAATTGATTGTTCTGGATGTCGATGGCACATTGACCAATGGGCAAATCACATATACTAATAGTGGTGATGAGTTAAAAAGCTTTGATGTTAAAGATGGCATGGCCATAGCGACATGGACAAAAGTGTTTGGTAAAAAAGCAGCTATTATCACCGGGCGAACATCAATCATTGTTGAAAAACGTGCACAAGATTTGAAAATTGAGCATCTCTATCAAGGAGTCCATAATAAAGAAGAAGTTTTAGAAGAAATTTTAAAACAAGAAAAACTATCGTGGAATCAAGTGGCTGCAATTGGGGATGATTTAAATGACTATAAGATGCTTAAAAAAGCGGGGCTTTCATTTGCACCTGCAGATGCCAGTCACTACATCAAAGATATTGTAAATGTAATATGCAGTCAAAAAGGTGGTGAAGGTGCCATCCGAGAGATGTTAGAGTACATCTTTAAAGAGTATGATTTAGAAGAGGAGTTTTTAAGCAGATGGGTATAA
- the lptC gene encoding LPS export ABC transporter periplasmic protein LptC — translation MGIKTFVWTLFVVALFSLFAQVSNKDIQRAKGDSPLVYFENSIMYTMNEEALQQVVQSTQAQRFKDRDEMYNGSIILRVEDKENPNLRDFISAQKIIKKEEKIEMYDDVVYDRGDFFKLRTNELFYDMKSEIAYNNKPFRSIYYGDVLNGSHFYMNNTTSFFKAKRSHFEVDMNKNN, via the coding sequence ATGGGTATAAAAACCTTTGTATGGACGCTTTTTGTTGTTGCACTCTTCTCTTTATTTGCACAAGTGAGTAATAAAGATATTCAACGAGCAAAAGGGGACAGCCCACTTGTTTATTTTGAAAATTCAATCATGTATACCATGAATGAAGAGGCATTGCAACAAGTGGTACAATCAACTCAAGCACAACGTTTTAAAGACCGAGATGAGATGTATAATGGTTCCATTATTTTAAGAGTAGAGGATAAAGAAAATCCCAATTTAAGAGATTTTATCAGTGCACAAAAAATCATTAAAAAAGAAGAAAAAATTGAGATGTATGATGATGTTGTGTATGACAGAGGCGATTTTTTTAAGTTAAGAACAAATGAACTTTTTTATGATATGAAGAGCGAAATTGCATATAACAACAAACCATTTCGTTCGATCTATTATGGGGATGTTTTAAATGGAAGCCATTTTTATATGAATAATACAACCTCATTTTTCAAAGCAAAGCGGTCTCACTTTGAAGTGGACATGAACAAAAACAATTAA
- a CDS encoding LptA/OstA family protein: MKILLTFFILFMSAFAAENKLIIDSNNFEAYDAKGIAIFTGDVKMVRIKDKLNAQKVVVYLAPKEEGKSNNREPLKYVATGEVDFEVFTDIKHYKGRGEKVIYMPQEMKYEIIGNGYLKDITEDKTLIGETIYIDQKSGNATVKGSKDKPVRFILNIESKKESPKEPEPTQVAPKVQESKTVAPEKNVLDEVQNSEAQATQKEKNTETMSDVQPTPTKSPTNENN; encoded by the coding sequence ATGAAGATTTTATTGACATTTTTTATACTTTTTATGAGTGCATTTGCTGCAGAAAATAAACTTATAATTGACTCAAATAATTTTGAAGCGTATGATGCGAAAGGGATTGCTATTTTTACTGGAGATGTAAAGATGGTACGCATAAAAGACAAACTCAATGCTCAAAAAGTAGTTGTCTATTTAGCACCTAAAGAAGAGGGAAAAAGCAATAACCGAGAGCCTTTAAAATATGTGGCCACAGGTGAAGTCGATTTTGAAGTGTTTACGGATATCAAACACTATAAAGGAAGAGGTGAAAAAGTCATTTACATGCCTCAAGAGATGAAGTATGAAATCATTGGTAATGGGTATTTAAAAGATATCACCGAAGATAAAACACTTATTGGTGAGACGATCTATATTGACCAAAAAAGTGGGAATGCCACGGTTAAAGGAAGTAAAGATAAACCCGTACGATTTATTTTAAATATCGAAAGCAAAAAAGAGAGTCCAAAAGAACCAGAACCAACTCAAGTGGCTCCAAAAGTTCAAGAATCTAAAACAGTTGCTCCTGAAAAAAACGTGTTAGATGAAGTTCAAAACAGTGAAGCACAAGCAACACAAAAAGAGAAAAATACAGAAACAATGAGTGATGTACAACCAACACCAACAAAGAGTCCAACGAATGAAAATAATTGA
- the yihA gene encoding ribosome biogenesis GTP-binding protein YihA/YsxC translates to MKIIDAQFMQSAQSLKDSPSPDMAEVAFLGRSNVGKSSLLNTLTNRKGLAKSSSTPGKTQLINYFHIKFKNNDENVPYLYARFVDLPGFGYARVSKSLKEDWNRNLTGYLERRDCLQIFVHLIDARHPSLEIDQNVDEFLRTIKRGDQIIINAFTKIDKLKQNDLQKLKRAYPEGIFISNLKKRGMQDLEQAISEYLFGHQNL, encoded by the coding sequence ATGAAAATAATTGATGCACAATTTATGCAATCCGCACAAAGTCTAAAAGATTCACCCTCTCCTGATATGGCAGAGGTCGCTTTTTTAGGACGAAGTAATGTAGGGAAAAGTTCACTTTTAAATACATTAACCAACCGAAAAGGCTTGGCTAAATCCTCTTCTACTCCAGGGAAAACACAATTGATTAACTATTTTCATATTAAGTTTAAAAACAATGATGAGAATGTACCGTATCTGTATGCACGATTTGTAGATTTACCGGGCTTTGGTTATGCACGTGTTTCTAAAAGCTTGAAAGAGGATTGGAATAGAAACTTAACGGGTTATTTAGAACGTCGGGATTGTTTGCAAATTTTTGTACACCTGATTGATGCACGCCATCCTAGCTTGGAAATTGACCAAAACGTGGATGAGTTTTTACGAACCATTAAACGTGGCGATCAAATCATCATCAATGCCTTTACAAAGATTGATAAACTCAAACAAAATGATTTACAAAAACTAAAACGCGCTTATCCTGAAGGTATTTTTATCTCTAATTTAAAAAAGAGAGGAATGCAAGATTTAGAACAAGCGATTTCGGAGTATCTATTTGGACATCAAAACCTATAA
- a CDS encoding N-acetyltransferase, with translation MDIKTYKPNLTDIVAMQQLVKTEVEKGIILLRTSDEMATTIRSYTAIEVDGVLAGFCALHIHSVNLAEIRSLVVSDKFRGLGLGKRLVKECLDEGKHLHVKEVLSLTYQKDFFEKLGFNVISKESIPEHKIWADCIRCKHFPVCDEVALLYKLEN, from the coding sequence TTGGACATCAAAACCTATAAACCAAACCTAACAGATATTGTTGCCATGCAACAACTGGTGAAAACAGAAGTTGAAAAAGGAATTATCTTGCTTCGTACTTCTGATGAAATGGCTACAACCATTCGTTCGTATACTGCTATTGAAGTAGATGGAGTATTGGCAGGCTTTTGTGCTTTACACATTCACAGTGTCAATCTTGCTGAGATTCGAAGTTTGGTTGTTTCTGATAAATTCAGAGGCTTAGGGTTAGGAAAACGACTCGTTAAAGAGTGTTTGGATGAAGGAAAACATCTGCACGTTAAAGAAGTATTATCGTTAACCTATCAAAAAGACTTCTTTGAAAAACTTGGCTTTAATGTGATTTCAAAAGAGAGTATCCCAGAACATAAAATTTGGGCAGACTGTATTCGATGTAAACACTTCCCAGTGTGTGATGAAGTGGCTTTGTTATATAAATTAGAGAATTAG
- the fliP gene encoding flagellar type III secretion system pore protein FliP (The bacterial flagellar biogenesis protein FliP forms a type III secretion system (T3SS)-type pore required for flagellar assembly.): MRIVLALLLITVTLFAADAPMINLSVAAIEEPAQFVRTINIAIILALLVLAPTLLLMVTSFTRFVIVFSLLRQAMGLQQTPPSQVIISLALIMTIFIMEPYGKKSWDEGIKPYMDEKIGYDVAIEKGIQPFKEFMIKNTRESDLALFYRIKKTENPKNIDDVPITLLMPAFIVSELRTAFEIGFLIFLPFLVIDIIVASILMSLGMMMLPPVMISLPIKIIFFIVVDGWQLIIGNLAQSFKV, from the coding sequence TTGAGAATTGTTCTTGCGCTACTGCTTATTACTGTTACACTGTTTGCAGCAGATGCACCCATGATTAACCTCTCTGTTGCAGCCATTGAAGAGCCCGCACAGTTTGTACGAACCATTAATATTGCTATTATCCTAGCCCTACTCGTTTTAGCACCCACACTGCTTTTAATGGTGACGAGTTTTACGCGATTTGTTATTGTATTCTCACTTCTTCGACAAGCCATGGGGCTTCAACAAACACCACCAAGTCAAGTGATTATCTCTTTGGCCTTAATCATGACGATTTTCATCATGGAACCGTATGGTAAAAAGTCATGGGATGAAGGAATCAAACCCTATATGGATGAGAAAATTGGTTACGATGTTGCCATTGAAAAAGGGATACAACCCTTTAAAGAGTTTATGATAAAAAATACTCGAGAATCTGACTTGGCACTGTTTTACCGAATTAAAAAAACAGAGAACCCTAAAAATATCGATGATGTTCCAATTACTCTTTTAATGCCTGCTTTTATTGTAAGTGAATTAAGAACAGCCTTTGAAATTGGTTTCTTGATTTTCCTACCTTTTTTGGTCATTGATATTATTGTGGCTTCGATTTTAATGAGTCTGGGGATGATGATGTTACCACCAGTAATGATCTCCCTGCCCATTAAAATCATCTTCTTTATTGTCGTAGATGGATGGCAACTGATTATTGGGAACCTCGCCCAATCCTTTAAGGTTTGA